One uncultured Campylobacter sp. genomic window, CGCAAGATCACGGTAAACGTCGTAGCTCCCGGGCTCATCAAAACGGCGATGAGCGAGGGCATAAACGAAGTCGCCAGCGAGCAAATTTTAAGCGCGATCCCGCTGGGCCGTATCGGCGAGCCGAGCGAAGTGGCGCATTTGGTGGAGTTTTTGCTAAGCGAAAATTCCGCATACATCACAAAAGAGGTTATTAAAATAGACGGTGGATTATGTTAAATAGAGTAGTCATTACGGGTTTTGGCAACGTCTGTGCATTCGGGCAGGACTGGGCGAGCATCAAGCAGAATTTGGCGCAGCAAAAAAGCGCCGTAGTTTATATGAGCGAATGGGATATCTTCGGCGAGGAGCTAAACACTAGGCTTGGCGCGCCGATACAAAACTACGCGCCGCCTACGCACTGGAGCCGCAAAGATACCCGCTCGATGGGCAAGGTAGCGATGCTTGGCGTCGATGCCGCAAACGAGGCTCTGGCGGATGCGGGTCTTTTGGAAGATGAGCGCATAAAGGACGGCCGTATGGGCGTCGCAGCGGGTAGCTGCAGCGGCGATGCAAAGGCTACGGGCGAGGTCATAGATATTTTGCATGGCAAGGATAGCACCTTCAACGCCAACTCCTACGTCAAGATGATGCCTCACACCGTCGCTGCAAATATCGCGATCCACTACGGGCTAAAAGGCAGGCTCATCCCCACGAGCTCTGCGTGCACGAGCGCATCTCAAGCGATCGGCTACTCCTACGAAGCGATAAAATTCGGCCTTGCGGATATGATGCTGGCAGGCGGCGCGGATGAACTACACCCAAGCCAGGCATTCGTATTTGATAAGCTCTACGCCACAAGCTGTAAAAACGACACCCCTGCCCTCAGCCCCGCGCCTTTTGATATGGCGCGCGACGGGCTGGTTTTGGGCGAAGGCGGCGCTATGTTTGTGCTAGAAAGCCTCGGGAGCGCACTTGCGCGCGGCGCTAAAATTTACGCCGAGATAGTGGGCTTCGGCACGACCTGCGACGGCACGCATATCACCCGCCCACAGAGTGAGACTATGCGCGCGGCGATGCAGCTGGCGCTCAAAGATGCCGCCATCTCGCCGGATCTCATCGGGCACGTAAACGCCCACGCCACGGCGACCAAGCAGGGCGACGTCGCGGAATCTACGGCGACGCATGAAATTTTCGGCTCGCAGACGCCCGTGAGCTCTTACAAGGGGTATTTGGGTCATACTTTGGGCGCGTGCGGAGCGCTGGAGAGCTTCATCTCGGTGATGATGATGAACGAGGGGCTGTTTTATCCAAATCTAAATTTACAAGCTATCGATCCGGAATGTGCGCCGCTTAGGTACCTCACGCAGCCGCAGGAGATAAAGACCGACTACGTCATGAATAATAACTTCGCTTTCGGCGGCGTAAACACCTCTTTGATTTTTAAAAAATTTATCAACTAAAGGAGAGAAAATGAAAAAATTTCTATTTTTCGCAGTTGCGACACTTTTCGTCACTAATGCGGCTTATGCCAAAAACGACATCGTGCGCTTCCCGATCGCCGCGGCACTCGCAGAGCCAGACGCCAAAGCCAAGCTTGATCCGAACATAAAATTCTACTTCGGTAACAAATCCGCAGGCAGAAAGATCACGCAGCAACTAAGCTCGAACAAAAAAACAAACAGCATCAATAAGACCGATCAAGCCGCATGCAACCGTGCGTTTTTATCGGCGCTGCTTAGCTTTCAAGATCGCGCTAAAAAAGAGGGCGGCAATAAGGTCGTCAATATCACGAGCTACTATTACAAAAACGTTTTCGTAAGCGACAAAGAGTTTGAATGCGGCGTAGGCACGATAATGAGCGGTGTCACGTTAAGAGGCTACATTGCAAAATGAACTAAGCTTCGGCATATCTTACGCAAGCGCGATAATTTCGGGCGAGCCGGCGGAGTTTTATAAAAATCTCGCCGCTTGCTCGGACGGGATTTCCGAAGTAAGCTTAGACGGAAATTCCGATTCTGTTTGCGATATGGATCAAAATTTTACGTATGATTTTACGTCAAATTATACGCAAGATTTTACAGATATTCCGAACTGCGAGCAAAATTTCATAAATTCCGCAAATTTTGCGGCCTGCGAGAATAACGAAAAAGCGGGGCGCGACCTTGCTACAGAAGGTTTTGATGAAAAATCTACCGAGTTCGGCTCGCAGCGGGGATTAAATTACAAAGCGGATGCATCTAAATTTAATCCCTCGTGCACTTTTGATTGCAGTGATCAGAAACCCGCGGAGCTTTATAAAAATTTCGCCGCGTGCGAGGGCGAGGCTTTACAAAACAGCTCCGTAGGAAATTTAAAAATTTCTGCTCACGCCCGCTTAAAAGATGAAATTTTAGCGCTCGAAGCTTTAAAGAAAAAGCCGTCTCTTGCGCACATCCCGCCGTTGCAACGCCGCCGTTTGGGGCTCGGGGCAAAGCTTTGTATCTCGCTTTTAGGAGAAATTTCGCAAAATGCGCCGCAGAGCTTAGCCGAGGAGGATTCCTTAAATTCTACGTCGCAAGATTTAGATGCGAATAAAAGCCGAGCCGCCGCACAAAACCTGTCGCCGCAGGATTTTTCAAGCGAAAATTCTTTAAATTTTATGCCGCAAAATTTAAATTCGACGCTGCAGGATTTTTCAAATGAAAATTCCTTAAATTCGGCAAGGCAAAATTTCAAAACAGACGATAATGCCGCGACGAAGCACGAAGAGATGCCGCTTGTTTTTTGCTCGCGCCTTGGCGAGATCAACCGCTGTTTTAGCCTGCTCGGCTCGATGGAGGAAAGCGTCTCGCCTTCGAGCTTTTGCGTCAGCGTACTCAACGCGATTGCGGCGCAAAATGCTATTTTTACGCAAAATCACGCCGAAATTTCGACGATCTCCGCAGCCTGCGCGCTCGAAAACGGCGCAATAATCGCCACTGCGAGGCTGAAAGAAGGCGCGGAAAATTCCGGCTCCGCGCAGGACGCGAACGAAGCAAGCAAGGGCGGCGAATGCAAATCGGATAACGATAAAATCGCCCTGCTCTGCTATTTTGAGGAGGCAAACAACGACTATCTGAAGCGCTGCGACTTCGCCTGCGCCCTACTTCTGGTGCTTCAGCGCGGAGATGACGTGCAGATCGAAATTTCGCCGCACGTTGCAGACGCGACGACACAGAGCCTAGAAGCACAAAATCCGAAACCGCGAGCCGAGAATGAAATTTTACGAAGCTTTAAAGAGGGCGGCGAGATCCCGCTAGATACCGCGGTGGAATTTTTGGCTAAAATCCTCTCCGGCAAGCGCGAATGGCACAGCAGCGACGGGGTTTTGGACTATCTTTGGCGCGTCAAAGATCCCGCTAAAATCGCAGCTTTTTTAAGGCAAAATCGTGAGCGTTAAAATAGCAAAATTTCATCGCATGAGCAGACGCGGCGAGACGAGCAATTTTAATCAAAATCCCGGGCTACACGGAGCCGCAACGGCGCGAACGACGAGCTTTAAATTTAGCCGCTCCGTCAGGCTCAGATATGGTGAAGGTTTTAAATTTAACCGCGCTATCAAACACGAGCTCGGCCAAACGGCGCATCTTAAAAGCACGCCGAAAGGGCGCGCGCCATACGCCCCCAAATCGCGTTGCAATGAGGTGCGCTGCGAAGGTGCGCCGCCTAGGCATACGCAACGAATCCAAAAAAATCTGCCTAAACGGTGCGAGCTACGGGCTATAAAAATTTTACCGCAGCGGCGCGTGGAAGACGCCGTAAAATTCCGCTACAAAGACAGATGCGGCGAGCTAAAACGGTATGCGCAGCAGGCTGTAAATTTCATAAATTTAGCAGATCAAAGCTTGGGCTACGAGTTTAAATTTAGCCGCGCGATGAATAGAACAGCCGCTTGGGTAAGATGCATACGACAAGGCGGCTGCGATGAATTTTAAATTTAACAACGCCGCGAGCTGCAAATTTAATCAGACGGCGCGTCATATGGCGGCGCCAAAACACTGCATATGGCGCTCCGCAGAAATTTCGTCGCGACGGCGTGCGTGGCAAACCGCGGAAATTGCACTGCGGCGATATGTGCGGCAAAAGATAGAAATTTCATCGCAGCAATACGCACGACGAAGCATGCGGCAAGCTGCGGAAATTTCACCGAGGCAGTACGCACGGCAAACGGCAAGAATTCTGCAAAAGCGCAGTTTGCCGTGCGCCGCCAAAATTCTATTGCTTTGGTACATGCACGGCGCCGAAATCGCCTCTGCTCAGACCATGAAAGCTCTATTGCTTCGGCACACGCCGCAAGACGAAATATCACGCGCAGAGAACCGCAGAAATTTCAATGCGATGCGGCGAGCGGCAAGCCGTAGAAATTTTATCGAGATCGCGCGTATGATGAACCATCAAATCCCTGCCGAGAACAACAAAATAATCGCCGAAAGCTGCAAAATCCTCATCGAGAGGCATAAAATCCCCGCCGAAAGAGGCACCGCGCGATGAAGCAGACAGATCCGCTAAGGCGCAAAATCAAGCAGATCGGCATCGCGTTATCCTTCGCTAGCTTCGGCGCGCTGTGTATGATAGGCAACCTACTCTTCCTCCCCGTAGCGCTGCTGCGGCTAAACCGCATAGAGGTCGTGCGAAATTTCGTGCGCGATTTTATAATGATCTCGTGGCGCATATTTTTGCTGCTCGCGCGACTTTACGGCAGTATCGGCGTGAACTGGCGCTGCAAACTCCCGCCTAGCGGCACCCTCATCATCGCAAACCACCCTAGCCTGCTTGACGTGGTGATCTTTTTAGCTCACGTGCGGCGCGCAAACTGCGTAGTCAAGGAAAGCCTATGCAAAAACCCCTTCCTCTCCGCCGCCATCGCAGCCGCAGGCTACATCCCAAACACCGGCTCGGAAGCGATGATAGATGCGTGCCGCAGCGCCCTTGAGCGAGGAGAAAGTCTAATCATCTTCCCCGAGGGCACGCGCACCGCAGATCGCATCGCCATGCACAAAGCGGCGTTTTACATCGCGATAAATTTCGCAAAAAATATGAATTGCGTCGCGATAAAAATGGATCCTAAAAGCCTAAAAAAAGGACAAGTATGGTACGATACGCCCGAAGTTCGGATGAAATACGACCTCTACGAGCTGTGCGCGCTCGATCTAACGGGCTTTGAGCCGGATCGCCCAAACCCGATCCGAGTGCGCAAACTCTACGAAAAAATATCCAATCTATATGAAAAGGAGAATCTGTGAACGAAGAAATTTTGGAACTTAAGGAGCTGATCATTTCGGGGCTGAACCTCGAAGACGTCGCGCCAGGCGACATAAATGACGATGAGCCGCTTTTTGGCGACGGGCTCGGGCTCGATTCGGTCGATGCGCTGGAGCTCGGGCTTTTGGTGCAGAAAAAATACGGCATCGTGCTTAACTCAAAAACCCAAAATTTAAAGCAAATTTTCTCATCCGTTGCGTCTTTGGCGCAATACATCGCCGAAAATAGGAGTAAAAATGAGTAAAGACGAAATTTTTGAAATTTTAAAAAAGGCGCTCGTGGAGCTTTTTGAGATCGACGAGAACAAGGTCGTGCCTGAGGCTAAAATTTACGAGGATCTGCAGATCGACAGCATCGACGCGATCGATCTGGTCGATTACGTCAAGAAAAACACGGGCTATAAGCTGATGCCCGATGATTTTAAAAACATACAAACCCTTGGCGACATCGTGGATGCCGTAGCGGCGAAGCTCGATCAAGGCGCGAGCGGGGAAACTACGGGCGGCGAGAGTTAAATTTCGCCGTGCGGCGCGGCAAGATCGCGTGCGGCACGGTTCGGTAGTTTACTTTGCGGCGGCACGGGGCAGCGGGCGAGCGGATAACATAGGCGGCGTTTGTTTGACGGCGCGCGGCGGTTTGATAACATGCGGCAAATATTAATTAAAGGTGCGCGGTGCGCGGCTTTTGCGGGCTTGACGATTAAGCAATGCGACACAAAGCCCGCTTATTTGCTGCTTTTAAACTAGCATGAAAAAGCGCTTTGCGGGCTAAAATTTAAAATTTTAATCTGCAAGCTTGAATGAAATTTTGAAATTTTAAAAGACGTTGTTTCTTTTGCGGCCGCTGTTTTCATAAAATTTCAAAATTTTAAAATTTCGGCTAAATTTAATTTAGCGGATTTGATTGCAAGTGCGGCGCCGCGAGTTAAATTAAGGCGTAGCTAAATTTAAAAGCGGCACTGCTGAAATTTAAATGCGGCGAGCAAGGCTAAATTTAAATTTTAAAAGCATGGCGCCTAAAATTTGAACGTCAAGGCTAAATTTAAAGTATCGAAGCGCGGTAATAATCGCGCCGATCGCGCCTGCAGCAAGAGCCTAACCGCCGTAACAAAAACCAAAACTACCGCAGCAAAGCCCAACGCCGTGACGAAGCTAAAGCTGCCGCGGGCAAAAACCAAGCCCTCGCGGCTAAATTTAAGGATTACAAAGATTGCGACGAACGATATTTTTAAAAACAGCTACCATAATTTTGAGCGTGTTTTACCCTTTCGGCCTCTATTTTTTGCACGGCGGCGCGCGGGTCTGCTTGCTTGTAGCGATGAGCGCGCTATGGGGAGCGCGAGCCGTTTTTGAAAGTAAAGATCGAGCTATTAAGGGCGCGAGCGCGGCGTTTTTTGCGCTGTGCGCCCTTTTTAGCAGTGGAACGCTCGCGTATCTGTATCCGCTCATAATAAATTTCTCGCTCGCGGCGCTTTTCGCGCTCAGCCTAAGATCGACGCCCGCGATCACGCGCCTAGCGCTTTTGAAGCAGCCAGGTCTCAACGAGCACGGCCGCGCCTACACGCGCAAGCTAACCGAGGTTTGGCTCGGATTTTTTGTGCTAAACGGCCTACTTAGCGCGACGCTACTGCTACCGCGAGATAAAATTTATTGGAGCGTTTACTGCGGCGCGATCTCATATGTCCTCATCGGCGCGCTGATCGGCGGCGAGATGATTTTTAGGAAATTTTATGTTAAAAAATTTGATTAATTCTTTAAAGCCTTACGAGCGCGAAATCCTTGCCGCGGCGGCTCTTGCGCGCGATTTGGCAAAAACTGGATGCAAGCAGAGCGAAGCGGCAAGCTTAAAAGGCGCGGACAAACCCCAAAGCAGCGCGGCAAATGTAAATTTAAAAGATGCGGAAAATTCTGGCGGCAGCGCAAATTTCAATGACGCGGAAAATTCTAGCGGCGGCACAGATACCGCGCGCGACCTGCAATCGGCGCAGACGCAAGAGCAAAAAAACGCGCCGATGATTGAAATTTACGGCGAGGACGCGGCGGAGTTCATTGCGTTTTTTTTCGGCGCGCTGATTGCGGGTTTTGCGCCCGTACTGCTGCGAGAGCCCAAATTTAGCGGCGAATTTCATCTCGGCGGCGACGTGAAAATTCCAAATCTCGCCGCAGCGCAAAATTTAGACAAATTCAGCCCTAATGATTTAGAAAGCATTTCGCCGCACGATACCGAAAAATCTGCACCTAAAATTTTATCTAAAAACGCGCCGCAAAATTACGCGCCGTGCGAGCAAGAGGCTGTCTCTTTGCATCTGCTGCGCGCGGATCAAAAATTTTATATCAAAACTTCGGGCTCGACGGGCGAGGCGAAAAACATCGAAAAAAGCCTGCGCGATATGGTTTTAGAGGCGGAATTTTTAGTAGAAAGATTCGGCCTTTGCGCAAGCGATCGATTTTTATCGGGCGTATCGCACCAAAATATGTTTGGGCTCACATTTAGCATCTTCGTGCCGCTGCTTTGCGGCTCGCGCACGCAAAAAGGCAGTCTAAACTACCCTGAAATCATCCTTGCAGCCGATCTTGCGGGCGCCGTGCTGATCAGCTCGCCCACGGTGCTAGGCGCGCTGTGCGAGCACGCAGACGCCGCAAACATAGCGCCTTTGAGCACCATTTTTAGCGCAGGCGCGCCGCTAAGTCCTGCGATCCGAGATAATTTGCGCGCGCTTAGCAATGCCCGCATCGTCGATATTTACGGCTCCAGCGAAACGGGCGTGATCGCCTGCAACGAGGGCGCGGGGCTTAAAAAATTCGCTCCCGTTAGCGTGCATATCCGCACGGATATTGATAGCGGCAGCGCGGCAAAATGCGAGAATAAGCCCTTCGATCTTGCGGCAAGCTCTTGCGGCGAAAATTTTGCGGTAAAGCCTAAAACGAGCCGTGTGGGCGAGCAAAATGCGGACGGACAAGACACAAGCCTCTCGGACGAGCGGGCGTCTAAATTTAATGCAGACATTAGCGATAAAACCTCGGCCGGCCAGAAAAGCAGCTCCACACCGAGCTCTGTGACAAAACACGATGATAAATTTGCGCAGGCAGAGGGGCTTTGCGATAAATTTGGGGCAAAGCAGCCCGCCGACCAATTTTCGCAAACGGGCGAGTTTACGATCAGCTCTCCTTGGTGCGAGCGCTTCGAAAGCCGCGATTTCGGCTATGTGCGCGCAGACGAGATCGTGCTTTTAGGGCGCGGCGACCGCACCGTAAAGATCAACGAAAACCGCGTGAGCCTCGATCTGCTCGAAGCCAAACTCCGCTCGCACGAATTTATCGGCGAGTGCAGGATCGATCTGCACCCGCAGCGCGACCGCGCCGTAGCTCTTATCAAGCTTAGCGAGCGCGGCGAGCAGGCGTTTCGTGCAGGCGGCAAGAAGGGCGTCACGGACGAACTAAAGGCCTTTTTGAAGCCCGAATTCGGCGCGATTTTGCGCTACTTTAAAATCGCAAGCAAACTACCTTTTAACGAGCAGGGCAAGCTAAGCAAAAAGGACTTTTTAAGCGCCTTGCAGCGCTACGAGGTGCCCGTTTTCAAGCGGAGCGCGGAGAATGAGTTTCGCGCGAAGGTACGCGCCAGCGACTTTTATTTTGACGGACACTTTGCGAAATTTGCGCTGGTGCCCGCGTTTATGCAGCTTCACTTCGTATTGATCTGCGCAAAAGCCCTTGGCTACGAGCTGGATGGCACGCAAAAGATAGAAAATTTAAAATTTAAAAATTTCATCCGCCCGGGCGATGAAATTTCGATCAAAATTACCGAAGCAAGCGGCAAACTCCGCTTTGAAATTTCAAACGACAAGGTCTGCGCCAGTGGAAGAATCTGCCTTTAAGCCCGCGTTTTTGCTGCCCTACTTCAACCACCCCGCGCGCATCGCCGAGCTCGTAAGCGCTCTAGCGCCCATCGCGCCCGTACTGATCGTGGACGACGGCAGCGACGAAGCGAGCAAAAGCGCGCTAAAGGGACTTGCGGCTCAAATTTACGCCCGTGCGCAAAACGGCGGCAAAGGCGCTGCCGTGGGCGACGGGCTGGCGTGGGCGAAGGAGCTTGGATTTACGCACGCCTTTCAGATAGACGCGGACTTTCAGCACGACGTAAGCAGATGCGAGGAGTTTTTGGCGCTTGCGGCGCAGCAGCCCGCCGCGCTAATCTGCGCCGCTCCCATGTATGACGAAAGCGCGCCCAAATCCCGTCTGCATGGACGCAAGATAATGAATTTTTGGTGCGTGGTAAATACCCTCTCGCACCGCATAAAAGACGCGATGTGCGGCTTCAGAATTTACCCGCTAGAGGGGATCGTGCCGCTTCTGTCCCGCACCAAAAACCGCAGGATGGGCTTTGATGCCGAAATTTTAATCCTGGCCGTGCGCGCGGGGCTAGAGATAAAATGGCTCGATCTGGCGGTGCGCTACGAAGCGGGCGGAGTGAGCCATTTCGCGCCGTTTCGAGATAATTTTGGAATTTCGCTGATGCACGCGAGGCTATTTTGCGGGCTTCCGCTTTGGCTTGCAAAAAGAGCACTTCGTCGCTTTAGCTCGCTTTTTGGAAACATCGACGTACATAATGACGCGACAAAGCCGCGCAACATGATCGGTGCGGTGAAAAAGCACGATCGAGGCGCCGTAGAAAATAGCCGCGATATGGGGGCACAAAATGATCTCGCCGCCGCACGAGAGCCGAAGGCTAAGAGCGCAGATAGCAGGCCTTCCGTGCAAAAAGGCGCAAAGAGCACTCCCGTCGCTGCAGAAGAAAGCCCTTATGCCGTAAAAGATCTCGATTCAGGCACGACAGAAAGCAGCCGCGACGAGAGAGAGCAAGAGGATACCAACACCGCGCAAAAGCCCGTAGCAAAAAGCGAGCGCGAAACGACCAGCAGCGGTACACAGGCTAAACATTGGAGCGAAAACAACGAAAAGGCGGGCGCGGCGCTTTTAAATTTAGCCCGCTTCATCACGCTTCACACTCCCGATTTTTGCATGCGAGGCACCGCGCTTTGCATCTCGGCGATCTATTTTGCGCTGCTTAAAAACGAACGGCGCGCAATCAGGGAGTTTTTGCGGCGCGCGCTTGATCGCGAGCCCAAGCTCCGCGAAATTTACGCGAATTTTTATAAATTTTCCCTCAGCCTATGCGAAAAAATCGCGGTTTGGAACGGCAAGATCGCGCTGGATCAAATTCGCGTGCAAAGCGGCATGAAGGAGCTTCTAAGCGATGGAACGGGCAAAATTTTAATCACTTCGCACTTCGGCAACACCGAGATCGCGCGCGCCCTTTCGGCAAGCACGGCGGGGATAAAAATCAATGTGCTGATCTTTCGCAAACACAGCGAAAATTTTATGAAATTTATCGAAAAAATGGGCGGCGGCGTGAAAATTCTCTACGTCGGCGAGCTCGGCATCGGCGAGATGCTGCAAAT contains:
- a CDS encoding beta-ketoacyl-ACP synthase, whose translation is MLNRVVITGFGNVCAFGQDWASIKQNLAQQKSAVVYMSEWDIFGEELNTRLGAPIQNYAPPTHWSRKDTRSMGKVAMLGVDAANEALADAGLLEDERIKDGRMGVAAGSCSGDAKATGEVIDILHGKDSTFNANSYVKMMPHTVAANIAIHYGLKGRLIPTSSACTSASQAIGYSYEAIKFGLADMMLAGGADELHPSQAFVFDKLYATSCKNDTPALSPAPFDMARDGLVLGEGGAMFVLESLGSALARGAKIYAEIVGFGTTCDGTHITRPQSETMRAAMQLALKDAAISPDLIGHVNAHATATKQGDVAESTATHEIFGSQTPVSSYKGYLGHTLGACGALESFISVMMMNEGLFYPNLNLQAIDPECAPLRYLTQPQEIKTDYVMNNNFAFGGVNTSLIFKKFIN
- a CDS encoding excinuclease ABC subunit A, producing the protein MKKFLFFAVATLFVTNAAYAKNDIVRFPIAAALAEPDAKAKLDPNIKFYFGNKSAGRKITQQLSSNKKTNSINKTDQAACNRAFLSALLSFQDRAKKEGGNKVVNITSYYYKNVFVSDKEFECGVGTIMSGVTLRGYIAK
- a CDS encoding beta-ketoacyl synthase chain length factor codes for the protein MQNELSFGISYASAIISGEPAEFYKNLAACSDGISEVSLDGNSDSVCDMDQNFTYDFTSNYTQDFTDIPNCEQNFINSANFAACENNEKAGRDLATEGFDEKSTEFGSQRGLNYKADASKFNPSCTFDCSDQKPAELYKNFAACEGEALQNSSVGNLKISAHARLKDEILALEALKKKPSLAHIPPLQRRRLGLGAKLCISLLGEISQNAPQSLAEEDSLNSTSQDLDANKSRAAAQNLSPQDFSSENSLNFMPQNLNSTLQDFSNENSLNSARQNFKTDDNAATKHEEMPLVFCSRLGEINRCFSLLGSMEESVSPSSFCVSVLNAIAAQNAIFTQNHAEISTISAACALENGAIIATARLKEGAENSGSAQDANEASKGGECKSDNDKIALLCYFEEANNDYLKRCDFACALLLVLQRGDDVQIEISPHVADATTQSLEAQNPKPRAENEILRSFKEGGEIPLDTAVEFLAKILSGKREWHSSDGVLDYLWRVKDPAKIAAFLRQNRER
- a CDS encoding lysophospholipid acyltransferase family protein; translation: MKQTDPLRRKIKQIGIALSFASFGALCMIGNLLFLPVALLRLNRIEVVRNFVRDFIMISWRIFLLLARLYGSIGVNWRCKLPPSGTLIIANHPSLLDVVIFLAHVRRANCVVKESLCKNPFLSAAIAAAGYIPNTGSEAMIDACRSALERGESLIIFPEGTRTADRIAMHKAAFYIAINFAKNMNCVAIKMDPKSLKKGQVWYDTPEVRMKYDLYELCALDLTGFEPDRPNPIRVRKLYEKISNLYEKENL
- a CDS encoding phosphopantetheine-binding protein translates to MNEEILELKELIISGLNLEDVAPGDINDDEPLFGDGLGLDSVDALELGLLVQKKYGIVLNSKTQNLKQIFSSVASLAQYIAENRSKNE
- a CDS encoding acyl carrier protein is translated as MSKDEIFEILKKALVELFEIDENKVVPEAKIYEDLQIDSIDAIDLVDYVKKNTGYKLMPDDFKNIQTLGDIVDAVAAKLDQGASGETTGGES
- a CDS encoding DNA gyrase subunit B gives rise to the protein MRRTIFLKTATIILSVFYPFGLYFLHGGARVCLLVAMSALWGARAVFESKDRAIKGASAAFFALCALFSSGTLAYLYPLIINFSLAALFALSLRSTPAITRLALLKQPGLNEHGRAYTRKLTEVWLGFFVLNGLLSATLLLPRDKIYWSVYCGAISYVLIGALIGGEMIFRKFYVKKFD
- a CDS encoding AMP-binding protein, whose product is MLKNLINSLKPYEREILAAAALARDLAKTGCKQSEAASLKGADKPQSSAANVNLKDAENSGGSANFNDAENSSGGTDTARDLQSAQTQEQKNAPMIEIYGEDAAEFIAFFFGALIAGFAPVLLREPKFSGEFHLGGDVKIPNLAAAQNLDKFSPNDLESISPHDTEKSAPKILSKNAPQNYAPCEQEAVSLHLLRADQKFYIKTSGSTGEAKNIEKSLRDMVLEAEFLVERFGLCASDRFLSGVSHQNMFGLTFSIFVPLLCGSRTQKGSLNYPEIILAADLAGAVLISSPTVLGALCEHADAANIAPLSTIFSAGAPLSPAIRDNLRALSNARIVDIYGSSETGVIACNEGAGLKKFAPVSVHIRTDIDSGSAAKCENKPFDLAASSCGENFAVKPKTSRVGEQNADGQDTSLSDERASKFNADISDKTSAGQKSSSTPSSVTKHDDKFAQAEGLCDKFGAKQPADQFSQTGEFTISSPWCERFESRDFGYVRADEIVLLGRGDRTVKINENRVSLDLLEAKLRSHEFIGECRIDLHPQRDRAVALIKLSERGEQAFRAGGKKGVTDELKAFLKPEFGAILRYFKIASKLPFNEQGKLSKKDFLSALQRYEVPVFKRSAENEFRAKVRASDFYFDGHFAKFALVPAFMQLHFVLICAKALGYELDGTQKIENLKFKNFIRPGDEISIKITEASGKLRFEISNDKVCASGRICL
- a CDS encoding glycosyltransferase, with translation MEESAFKPAFLLPYFNHPARIAELVSALAPIAPVLIVDDGSDEASKSALKGLAAQIYARAQNGGKGAAVGDGLAWAKELGFTHAFQIDADFQHDVSRCEEFLALAAQQPAALICAAPMYDESAPKSRLHGRKIMNFWCVVNTLSHRIKDAMCGFRIYPLEGIVPLLSRTKNRRMGFDAEILILAVRAGLEIKWLDLAVRYEAGGVSHFAPFRDNFGISLMHARLFCGLPLWLAKRALRRFSSLFGNIDVHNDATKPRNMIGAVKKHDRGAVENSRDMGAQNDLAAAREPKAKSADSRPSVQKGAKSTPVAAEESPYAVKDLDSGTTESSRDEREQEDTNTAQKPVAKSERETTSSGTQAKHWSENNEKAGAALLNLARFITLHTPDFCMRGTALCISAIYFALLKNERRAIREFLRRALDREPKLREIYANFYKFSLSLCEKIAVWNGKIALDQIRVQSGMKELLSDGTGKILITSHFGNTEIARALSASTAGIKINVLIFRKHSENFMKFIEKMGGGVKILYVGELGIGEMLQIKELLQNGEHIAVMGDRMPVGSDKFQSEDFLGRSANFPIGGYLLAKILDAPLFSLWCYEGRSGHELRLQPLPVPLKSRDKARSVALALKCYVRQLELYAKEFPSQWYNFFDFWAQGKNTSDAERGGAQNFGETSTDTALNLNNSNLAAAKSAAQDEKFHSGKKNERV